A region of the Stieleria neptunia genome:
GAACACGCGGACCCGTTTGACGACATTATCAAACTGCTGGCGGGCGAGCACCGCCGCGACCGGCGAAACCTCGCCCAAGGTCGCCGCGTGGCCATCGGCGAACAGTACCGCCGTGTTGATGTCGACTTCCAATTTCACCGGCGGTGCATCGATCAGCACATCCGCCGCCGCCACCGCCACCCCCGTTTGACGACTCAGTTGTTCCGCCACACGCTCACACAACGCGACCAGCCACCAATGATGGCGGCGGGCCAACCGCTGATGAATCACTTCCCCCGACAGCACGCTGAACTCGGCGACGCGTTTGAACAATTGACGGCGGGCACCAAACAGCCCCTCGATCATCGGCTCGGCCAAACTGCCTTGGCCGGTCCGACGCAACAGCGAGATCCATTCGGCATCGGCCAGCTTGAACGTGGCGTTGAGATCCAATCGGTTGTGAAGCAGAAACACGCTCCGCTGCAGCATCGCGGTCGCCGATCGCACGGCGTGATGCCAATACACTTCGCTGAACATGATGTAGCGCGCAAAGACCATCATTTCGGCAGCCGTACGGCCTTTTTCGCCGACCGCCAATCGCCGGGTCGACGGATCAACCACCAGGGATGAAATCAGCCGACCGGCGTCGAAGTTGCGGCCGTAGTCCACCCCGCAATGCAGACTGTCACGCTGCAAATAATCCAGCTTGTCGATGTCGATCGGCCCGCTCAAACAACTGGCCAAAAATTGGAACCCGTCGTCGCTGCCTCGGTCGGAATCGCTGTCTCGGTCGGAATCGCCGTCTCGGTCGGATGCCACGTCATTCTGCGGGCCGACCAACAGCCGCTGCACATCCGCCGCGTCGCACTTCCAATCCTGGTCGATGCATTCGGCCAATTCGCCTTCGCGGATCAATTGACCGACCCGATGTTCGTGTCGGGCCACCGAGTCCAACTGCATGTCTTCGATCGGGTGGCAAAACGGCCAATGGCCGAGATCATGCACCAGCGCCGCGACGAGAAACGCGTCACCGTGCCGATCGTCCAGCCAACGCGATGCGAGCCGATCGCCGCGGAATCGGGCCAAGAATCGCAACGCGTTTTGGTAGACGCCCAACGTGTGTTCCAAACGCGTGTGCATCGCGCCCGGATAGACCAGCGACACCATTCCCAGTTGGCTGATCCCGGCCAATCGACGCAGCGCGGCGGTGTCCAGTATCCGCCGC
Encoded here:
- a CDS encoding HD domain-containing protein encodes the protein MNDLPELDLLHRAGADSGSLVRIPPSDSVPLSRRVRRILDTAALRRLAGISQLGMVSLVYPGAMHTRLEHTLGVYQNALRFLARFRGDRLASRWLDDRHGDAFLVAALVHDLGHWPFCHPIEDMQLDSVARHEHRVGQLIREGELAECIDQDWKCDAADVQRLLVGPQNDVASDRDGDSDRDSDSDRGSDDGFQFLASCLSGPIDIDKLDYLQRDSLHCGVDYGRNFDAGRLISSLVVDPSTRRLAVGEKGRTAAEMMVFARYIMFSEVYWHHAVRSATAMLQRSVFLLHNRLDLNATFKLADAEWISLLRRTGQGSLAEPMIEGLFGARRQLFKRVAEFSVLSGEVIHQRLARRHHWWLVALCERVAEQLSRQTGVAVAAADVLIDAPPVKLEVDINTAVLFADGHAATLGEVSPVAAVLARQQFDNVVKRVRVFVRPDLREALRTHYPTLEHWSELLIRCVSQTESEGV